Within Deltaproteobacteria bacterium, the genomic segment CTTCATTAGATCCTGCCGAAAAGTTAGAACTATTTATCAAATTACATTTAGAACTCGTAGAAAAAAATCCTTATGTTGCCCAAGTTTTACAAATCGAATTAAGGCAAAGCTCAAAGTTCATGAAGGAATATGATGTTCGTAAATTTAAGGCCTATTTAGAAATTATTTCCGAAATTATTCAGCAAGGGCAAAGCAAAGGGGTCTTTAATAACAATTTAGATTTACATGTTTTGAGTCGGGCCATTTTTGGAGCAGTCGATGAAATGGCACTGGAGTGGATTTTACTTAAAAAGAAAAAATACACGCTCGAATCTTGTGCCAAACAATTGGCCAATGTTTTTATTAACGGTTTGAAGAAATGCAGTGAAGAAGAAAATAAAAAACATGATGTCATTGCGAGCGGTGTCATCCCCGCGAAGGCGGGGATCCATGATAACGAGCGTGGCAATCTCGAAAGGAGATAATATGAAAATAGCTGTTTTAATTAAGCAGGTACCCGATACCGAAACTAAAATTAGAATCAAAGCCGATGGCAGCGGGATTGAAACCGATGGTATTAAATACATCATTAGCCCCTACGATGAATTTGCGGTGGAAGAGGCCATTCGTACCAAAGAAAAAAATGCGGGGAGTGAAGTGACAGTCATTTCGTTAGGGCCCGATCGTTGTGTCGAATCCATTCGTACTGCATTGGCCATGGGTTGTGACAAAGCTGTACATGTACAAGATGGTGGGCAAGACTTTGATAGTTTTCAAACGGCAACACTATTATCACAAATTATCAAAAACCAAGGGTTCGAAGTTGTTTTTACAGGCAAGCAAGCCCTCGATAAAGATTCTGGCCAAGTCACTCAAATGATTGCGGAGTTATTAAATTGGCCCCAAGTGACTGTTGTAGAAAAAATTGAGTGGCAAGGAAACGTTGCTAAGGTAACCCGGCGGGTGGCTGGAGGCGCCAAAGAAGTTTACGAAGTGCAGTTGCCTGCATTATTAGCCGCTGAAACTGGGCTTAATACCCCGCGCTATGCTTCACTGCCCGGGATTATGAAAGCAAAATCTAAACCCGTGGAAAAATTAAATGCTGCGGATTTGTTGGCTGGAGCAACCGCGAAAGTTACTTTAAGTAATTATCGCTTGCCTCCTGAAAAGGCGCCCGGGCGAATTTTGCAAGGCGAATTAGATAAAACCATTCCTGAATTGGTCAAATTATTAAGAGAAGAAGCCAAAATTATTTAAAGGAGTCCAAAAATGTCAAACGTATTAATTTTAGCTGAACACGAAAATGGTCGAGTAAAGAAATCTGCCCATGAACTTTTAAACATTGGCCAAAAGCTAGCAAGTCAAATCGGTGGCCAGGTTGAAGCCATGGTTATAGGCCAAGGTTTGAATGACCTCATTCAAGATTTAGGTTCTTTTGGAGCAAAAAAAGTTTATGCCGTCGAGAATGCGCAATTGACAAAATACAATACCGTTGGGTTTGCCAAGGCCTTAGCGGCCTCTGTTGAACAAGCTAAACCGAGCATTGTGCTGGTTTCGGCTTCTCCCTTAGGCAAAGATTTATTGCCTAGGGTAGCGGCAAAGTTGGGCTCTGGCCTTGCAAATGATGTGACCGATTTAAAAATTAATAATGGCAAATTGCTTGCCACTCGGCCGGTTTATTCTGGCAAGGCCTTGGTTGATGTGACGTTCAACACGGATTTGCAATTAGCCAGTGTACGGCCTAACAGCTTTGGTGCGGGTGAACCTCAAAGTGGGCAAACCGCCCAAATGGTTCCGGTCGCAGTTGATTTGGGCACACTCCCTGCCATGATGAAAGAGCTGGTTCAAGGTAAGTCAGATCGCCCTGATTTAACTGAAGCAGAAATGATTGTTTCAGGTGGTCGGTCTTTAAAGTCAGCCGACAATTTTAAAATTCTTTTTGAATTGGCCGATGTCATTGGTGCATCAGTGGGTGCCTCCCGGGCAGCCGTTGATTCAGGCTATGCGCCGCATGACATGCAAGTTGGGCAAACGG encodes:
- a CDS encoding TetR/AcrR family transcriptional regulator, translating into MEIAKNTSEKYQKIIEAATKVFAKKGFYNSKVADIAAEADVADGTIYLYFKNKDDILISIFEHSMDVFISTVKKTLETSLDPAEKLELFIKLHLELVEKNPYVAQVLQIELRQSSKFMKEYDVRKFKAYLEIISEIIQQGQSKGVFNNNLDLHVLSRAIFGAVDEMALEWILLKKKKYTLESCAKQLANVFINGLKKCSEEENKKHDVIASGVIPAKAGIHDNERGNLERR
- a CDS encoding electron transfer flavoprotein subunit beta/FixA family protein — protein: MKIAVLIKQVPDTETKIRIKADGSGIETDGIKYIISPYDEFAVEEAIRTKEKNAGSEVTVISLGPDRCVESIRTALAMGCDKAVHVQDGGQDFDSFQTATLLSQIIKNQGFEVVFTGKQALDKDSGQVTQMIAELLNWPQVTVVEKIEWQGNVAKVTRRVAGGAKEVYEVQLPALLAAETGLNTPRYASLPGIMKAKSKPVEKLNAADLLAGATAKVTLSNYRLPPEKAPGRILQGELDKTIPELVKLLREEAKII
- a CDS encoding electron transfer flavoprotein subunit alpha/FixB family protein, with translation MSNVLILAEHENGRVKKSAHELLNIGQKLASQIGGQVEAMVIGQGLNDLIQDLGSFGAKKVYAVENAQLTKYNTVGFAKALAASVEQAKPSIVLVSASPLGKDLLPRVAAKLGSGLANDVTDLKINNGKLLATRPVYSGKALVDVTFNTDLQLASVRPNSFGAGEPQSGQTAQMVPVAVDLGTLPAMMKELVQGKSDRPDLTEAEMIVSGGRSLKSADNFKILFELADVIGASVGASRAAVDSGYAPHDMQVGQTGKVVNPKLYIACGISGAIQHLAGMRNSKVIVAINKDPEAPIFTKADYGIVADLFQAVPLLTTEFKKLLQG